One Megalobrama amblycephala isolate DHTTF-2021 linkage group LG15, ASM1881202v1, whole genome shotgun sequence genomic window, tatttgATACTCTGTCTGTAGTCTTGTGAATGCGGTTTGTATCAGAAAGTAAACATGCTGACATTTCCCACAGAAAGCTGACAATCAACTTAGGAGGATTTAGTTTCAGAATATTGGCATCTGACAAACAAAACCACAACCATGAACTGGGTATAGCATGTTCTTCCTGAATAACTTTCCAAAACTATCCAATCACAAGAGTGACATTTTATTACATACAGAGTCTCTTGGCAAATTGAAATCTAAACATTATTCAGTTACatgtcaaaaataaatacagaagcATTTATTTTCACTGATTGTAAAACAGTCAGATTGTTCAAAATAAAATCACTTTACTTGTATCTAATGACATGATAGGCTATATCATAAAATTGATACTTTATTGAACCATATGAACCTTATGCAAATGCTGTTAACAGCATTATTAACAATGTCACTATCTGCATTTGGAGTCTCATGTGGAGTTATTTAATGTATTGGCAAACCATGGTcctataaaatgaataaaaaagaaagaaaatactataaaataatgGCTTTAAGAGGAAACTAACAATCTCTTACAgctttcagtttcagtttcattggtAGCATTGTTCACGTGAAACGCAGCCACAAACCATTTTGAAGAAGCTGCCACTGATCTCTCAGTGAGAGAAGGGAAATATTTAGATGTCACCAGTTTCTAGGTAGATTTAAGTTAGTGAAGACTagaagccttttttttttaaagacatggCTCTTTGAAAGGGCCTTCATAGAAAAAGACAATATGTGTGTAATGTATAGgttacacaaaaatataaattatatatataaatagcgCAGATTTCTGCCACTTCAAATCCTTTATACTATCAATGAAACAATGCCAGATTTGTCTTTCATGGTATTACTGAAATTAAAGCATATAACAAACATCAATAAGTCAAATGGACAAAATATGCAAAATCAAAAAGGGAACAGAGGTTGTTAAGGTAATTAAATCTCAGGTGTAAACAGACCACTGAcccaaatataaacaaatataagcATCCCAAATTTAGTAGTAAGCAGCTGTAGGCCCTTGATAGATTCAGTCTGATTTTAGTTTGTGTGGCACATTTAAGCTGGGATTGTTTTGTGATTTTGCAAAGAGGCTGCTATTGAAGGGTGGGGGATGTATAATTATATAGATGACAGAAAACTTACAGTCAGTCTGTATATGCACCAGAgcacatttacagtatttaagCATTTGTTAAaggtagcaaaaaaaaaaaaaaagactgttgTGAATGGAAGGTTTGGAAGTGCTGGAATGGAAGCTGCTCTACTAGACTTTAAAATCGAAAACCAAAACTGCATTAGAGGTTGCAAGATAATTCCCCCAATCCATTAAACCACCAGCAGAAACCATACACAAATGACATAAACACAAACCTGTTTGGAGAAGAAGAGCTTCTAGCCAATGAGAGCAGAGTTATTGTGTTATGTCATTGGTTTCTAGGTAAATTGGAGTTGATCATTCAGAAACATTACAAATGAATGgagaactgaaataaaaaaagatcaaaGTTTAAATCTATTCAAGCAAACTACAAAATTATTAAGTTACAGCTGGTCTTTATAATGCAGTCATGGTGTCCACATTTGAATTGAACTGCATTTCATTGGATTGGAACAGCTGTTTAACTCTGAAAGGTTGGGTTATGGTATGGATAGAAAACAATTCACTGCATTGATAGAAAAATGGTGCTTAATTGTGTGCCGGTGACTGCTGCCACAgtaagaaataaacaaaaaataaatgccATCTGATCTTGGCTCATTCTCATGACTAATAGTTTtgatgtttgataatagtcccgGTTCATTGTTTCTTGTGCAATGTATGGTATGTATGCCAATGTATTCTTATAATTATTTCTTATTTGTGACTTTCAGgtataaaaaatacaaacacatcatTATTGTGAGGATAAGCATGTGGTTAAACCAGGTAACAGTTAGATTAATCCAGCTTGGAAAATTCCCCAGACATACAATtcatacaatacaatacattcATACAAAGTCAACATGTTAGATAGCcttcatatttaaaaagtaacaaacataattatgtattttctaataatgaaaaaataacacttaagaTTCTAATAACATGCCTTAATTATATTCAACTATTCAAAACttggtaaacacacacataacacAGTGCTATTGTCTTGGTGTGGCCTGGTGAGACCAAACCTGTGGAAGTTAAACCATTATGTAAAGTCCCCAAATATCCATGGTATTCATACAGACACAGCCAAacttacataaaatatttagatctataaaaatatcatatttccTCAAACAATAATGAACATGCCAATGCTGAAACCAAAGTTCCCTATTCATGTGAAAGTAACTCTCATTTTGGTTTGGCTTGTTTTCCTAATAACTAACTGTTCTAAACATAATGTTAACAGCAGTACTAGAATTTTAATTGTAGCAAAATGTAAGaaaattttctttgttttctatGGTATCAGGTAGTCATCAAAATCCTCATCAAAATGGAAAAAACTCCAAATAGATATTATACTTACTATACTACCAGATATTAGGTACAGGTTGTacaagaaaatgaacaaactgtACCTAATGCCCTTATATTGggactttaatatcactttcagcagtgttttatgtattttcaaaGGTTTTTCTGTCTTAGAATGACCAAAATAAGATTTTTCACCAgagaatgtcatctgaacaagtaacatgtctgccacttttggcaaaaaaaaaagcattacaataaatcacactgccaatggtgattaaatatAACAATCacttagctcatatcacatcaaaccatgcaaatttttattattatactttgctctcaaattgttaatgttaacaaaatcagcattgcgtgacttcATGCATTTAGTATTAGCGTGGCCTGTAGATTTCAGTCTAATCTCTAATTGTtcatttgtcataccatacagtCCACCATCAAAATAAGTTCAATTATAAGTTCAAATattgagaaaaggctataaatgatctgtcacctgcagcatcctcacatgatatagcctatactagctgggactccttcttcatgtaaacagacgtgaagTAATAACGCAAAGACGAACAGCGACAGCTTGAATTTCAGTACCACtcaaattataaaacattattacaagcttacagttgtgaatcgggctaaggtaaggagatagttttaaACACTTGATGGTTATGTATTTCctcaaattgattttggataatttttaacccaaaaatgctacagactgcagctttaaagctATGAGATATACAATTACTGTAAaactattgtttattatttattttgtgtgtgtgtgtgtgtgtgtgttcttgtttaTATTACATCATGGGGACCAAATGGCCCCACGATGTAATAAAAACCTGAGATCACCTACATTGTGGGGTCCAGCCAGCGGTCCCCACGAGggaaatggattaataaacatactaaaagatgattttttgaaaatgtaaaaatgcagaatgtttcctgtgatgggtaggtttagggataggggTAGTGTAgagggatagaatatacagtttgtacagtataaaaaccattacgcctatggagagtccccacTAAGATAGCTATGCCTGTCCCCACTAAGATAGCTacgcctgtgtgtgtgtgtgtgtgtgtgtgtgtgtgtgtgtgtgtgtgtgtgtgtgtgtgtgtgtgtgtgtgtgagtgtgaacaGGATGAtgatattatggtatttttttaGGTCAACTTTAATGGACCCTATAAAGTATTCATCAAAATATAAGTTCTTTGAGAATGTATGCAGTCTCTATTACAAGgtgtattttcatttaaatgcaataatgTACACTGTCTTCAGTAAtgtacagtcttcagtgtcacatgatccttcagaaatcattctaataagctgatttggtgttcaagaaatatttcttattattattgtttgctacttaatatttgtgtacactcgtacctttcaaaggtttggggtcagtaagaaaaataatgtatcaaggttttcacaaaaatatgaagctgaTAAcgaaactgttttcaacattgataataataagacatgtttcaaatcggcatattagaatgatttctgaaggatcatgtgacactggagtaagtttgctgaaaattcagctttgaaatcaacatttttaaaatattcacatagaaaatacttattttaaattaaaaggatatttcacaatatcactgttttactgtattttgtatttcttGGTCAgcatagacatatttaaaaaacattaaaaagattCTGGAATTTTGTCTGGTTGTATGCTTAGCAACATTAACAAGTTAATCCTCCCTTTCAGCaagatggtcctcactgcagaacacaagatccagggggcagggttggatctagatccaacttctcccactttacatatccctaaacctacccatctccaccccggatctggatccaactcctcccaccaACCTGTCTCCGCCCACTAGATcttgtgtgttctgcagtgaggggctactgCTCTTTAGCTGCCAGAGAAGAATGATAAGGCGATTGTGCAGGCTCAGGATGGGGAAGAggatgaagaggaggaggaggaagttAAACATAATTTTCTCATGCCATTGCTATTTGCAATTTGCTTgtaataaaaagcaataaacctgataaaataatatggtaaaataataataataaaaaagcttcCAATTTGCAGGAAATCCAAAGTCTCTGACATTGCACTTCCTCTGCCTCCTCAACACTGTCTGAAAGAGTGTTTTCCATGGGGACATGGTTTGTAAAGAGAGATATCAGATTCTGCCTGAGAAAGTCAACATGCTCCTTTTCTTGAACAAAaactgttaataaaacaggagcgATGCTACAAATATCTATATTGTTCTTTTTACAAATCTTTATGCTTCATGAATGTTGTTATTTTCCTATTTCTATTAGCAGTATTCACATCACCACCTGATATTTGTATAGCAGTTGCCTCATATACAGGACACTcaggaaataactgaaaaaaaagtaataactGCTAAATCCTTTCATATCTTTTTTATTGTGTctttattttttgcataaaattatggagagtacactctaaaaaatgctgggttaaaaacaacccaagttgggttgaaaatggacaaacccagcgattgggttgttttaacccagcgattgggttgttttaacccagcggttgggttaaatgtttgcccaacctgctggatagttttatttaacccaaaaattgtttaaaaattactgtatttcttgcttaaaatgaacccaaaatatgttggaaattaatatttattaatatgtttaataaacaaacatttgaataatacttaagcaataaatatttattaaattgcttattaataaatgctcatcttttgattattattgtttcctctagtaattatgtgtctgatttttaatttacaatctattttaagttcatttaagcAGTcgtacagtaatttttaaacaatatttgggttaaataaaactacccagcacgttgggcaaacatttaacccaaccgctgggtcaaaacaacccaatcgcaaaagcattttttagagtgtagtatcAATAAGAATATCAATAACATACCTGTGATAAAATCagtatttgtttaaatatacCCGCCACTAATGATGAAagattgttttaataaaaagaataaaacattttaatcattggttgcattatttattgatattgtttaatttatgaattgatgttttaaattttctatactgaTGGCTAAAGAATTCATCATGTTCAGAATATATTGGCTTAGTATTtgaatgaaataaatgcagtgtTTTTTTGGCCATTTTCTATTAgaatttaatatgtttttttaattggtTTCCATTGTATGTATGTAGTGATTCCTAAAGGTATTCACTGTTAAACCATTATAATTTATGGATTTAGCAAGAAAAAAGCTTTttccaaagctttccctaactttacccgtatcccaccttaatatcagcaaaagtgttttgcaattcaatatagACCCAATAAGAACATTGTAgctacttattttttgatgtaagtacatagtagttaaggccacctaatatgaAGTGGGaccagttttttttcttcttcttctttacaGCAGAGAATGAAATATTTATCAGTTCTATTTGTATTTTAGGGTAATGGCCCAAGCTCATTTCCATGTCCCAGACTAAAGGCGAGAAGATATTATAAATAAACCTTTATTACATGGTATTTTGGTAATTAAGACTTCGCCCTATTTCCAGCAAAGTACCACTATAACGTCGGCATGATGGAATGTTATTTGGTACGTCGCTGCGATGAATATGGTCCAGTTACATCTTCACAACTTAACTGTGATGGCTATGTGTAAAGCAAAAGATGAATTGTTGTCCTCATGAAGTAAATGACCACTGTCTAAATTATGAAGTATCGCTTCTATATAGAATATATTGTCTGTACATATCTGCAGAATATCTGCAAAGTTGGACATACATGGAATGTCTGGAACTGTGACAGATATGTTGTAGGCACATTTTTGTTCAGTGTTAGAGTTTGAgaagtatcttttttttttcttttctttttttacatgttGAAAGAGTTCAATTACAACATTTATGATTTACCCTAGTAACATGTGCTTGCATGAAACACAAAAAGAGCTgtcattcatttgtttttataaaggaATCGAATAATTCGGATAAATGGTTTTGTAGTGCGACCATGCAGGTCATTGTGTTATGATAACTGTAATAATGTTTGCTACATTATGGTATAGAATGAGTTTATGTTCAGCTGTAAATTAAGTGTTTTAGGGCATTTTGGAAGAAAGATGAACTGCTGAGGTTTCATtttagaaagaagaaaaaaaacactgcgtGAGGAGTTTTTAAAAAGAGAAATCTTATAAgctatttgaaaaaaattgtaaaacttttgtaaaagacatttatttagAGCTGAAATTAATGTACAGCATAGAACCAAGAAATGTTTTAATTGGTGTTTCTAAAGAAAACATGGATATTTTGCAGTCATCAAATCATACAGAAGAATCTTTGTCAGAATGAATAAGTCTAATGAATGAATGGTCTAAtttatgaaacaaacaaacaaacaaaaaaaaacatcaaatatattacatataagacTGCACAAATGTAGTTCtaatatttgttatattgtaaAAAAGAGTAAAATAGTAATCAGAAAAAGACTTCAGAGTTTCTCAGACCCAGAGCCTGACTGATATTTATTAGTAACCAAGACTTACAAGaatgtgttttataacattatgaaCCTATATGCATGTTAATCCagtaaaagtaataaaaaagcAAGCAAGAATAATAATCTGTGCTTCTCTCTATAATCTCTATATTTTATTCATCATTATATTATcatcaacatttaaaaattgcAAATATCAGATTTATTAGATTTGTTgctattgttttcattttccaaaattgtatttgttgttaaaaattaaacatcaGTATAAAGTTCAAAAAATGATTTCTCCATCCATGAATTGTGGACTCCTCTTCCAGTCAGTCTGACCTGTAATTTGTGTGATTATTATGTGAATCAGTTTAACAATGTGatgataatttattttattatcacaAACTGAGTTTTCAAAGTGTTAATTAAAAACTTACCATCATTAAGATGGTACAAGGATCCTCCCTATCAAAATAAAAAGTGATTAATAAAGAACTTGAATGAGACATGATGTATAAACATAGATGAGTATAAGCTTGATTTGCTCTCATTTCCACTGACCTGTTGATTTCTTCTTGTAGTAAATGAGTCCAGCAGCTGCTATGATGATTCCCAGCACCAGACCAGAAGCTCCAATGGCAATTTTATTCCTCTCAGACTCAGGAAGAGAGGGATCTGTGATGTACAGAAACTAtgctttatttgaatattttagtgtttaatattggctaaaattttatttttaaaaatatgaaataaaaatattaaaaatatgtaacatATGTCCTATATGAgggaaaataaatgtttcctCTTACCCCAGTCTACGATGATGGGTTTAGTTAAGCTGGCGTGATCCACGGTGCAGgagatcttctctccagatTTGGGAGTGTATTCTAGGTGGGAGTGGACCTGGTAGTACCAGTCTCCATTAGGCATCTCCTCAGTTGAAGTCACATCAGACTTCACAACTTTACCATCTCTCATCCAGGACACTGAGATCTGGTTTGGGTAGAAGCGGTAAGCGCTGCACATCAACACAGCTGGATGTCTGCCACCGGCCTGAGTCACTGAACTGAGCTTAACCTCTGGTGGCACTGAATCAATAACAATAACATCTTAAAAGCATGTACAATAAATATTGTGATTACATTCAAGGTGTACTATAAAgtttcaaaaacattgcatgtgttTGGGAGTGTATTCCTTATATGTTCAAGggcaaacaaaaattaaaacgtaagtattgtgttttattattgttattattattattatagttattattattgtggcATTTTAAAAGACCATTATGGTGTTTTCATAACACAAATTTTTAAAGAATTATAAAATGAGCAAACTGTTGTGTAAAAGTACCTATTGTGACAGGAGAGATCAGAATCTTGTGCTGCTTACCTGTTTTATCAATGACACCGCTCTgaattatttcagcattatgttTGCAGTATCTCTCCACCTCAGCTCTCTCTTGCTGCAGTTGGCTGGGATTGTTCCATGCTTCTGCATTCTTTACTCCATGTTCAGTGTACCCCACATACTTCCCTACAGTGCTGTTGAACTGTACATACACATCTTTATTGAAGATATAGTTATCAATGAACACCATGTCACTGAGATCATGTGAACTGTAGATGCATTCTGCCCATCGAGAATAGTAGTATCCAttatctgaagaaaaaaaatgatgttaaaTCAATATTACACTTATGTTAGATGATTTGCTCAATTACACAAGAACAGAAGAACTGGATACATTATATATAACAgtgaactgttttttttttcttttacaactACTTCTaccaataataattaataatgagCAGAATGCTACTGTCATTATCTATTCATTTTGCATTACTCTTCATTTTATTTACCTGCTCCAGTGAATGCAGACAGCATCAATATGAGATAACAACTCAAGACCTTCGGCAGTGACATTTTCCCTCACCGTGACTGTCCCAACTGAAGAGGAATCCAGCAATACTTTGTTCATGAGgtgaacatttaaaacaaccaGCCAATCAGTCTCTACACATATGAGTGTCAAGTGTTGCTAAGCAGATCCTGTTTTATTTTAGAACTAAAGCCAGTTACACAATGACTGTATTGTTTAACCTTCTTTGATAAATGTAAgcgtttaaataaatattttatcatattttaacattttcaagTTTAAAGTGTATGTTTTAAAGTTGTTTGCTACAATCAAATACCAATCTGACAAATCGCAACAGGAACTTCTCGAGAGCAAAAATGATAATGACCATCCCTCACTGTACTGATTGTAACAAGGTCAATTTGTTTAGCACAGCATCTTATCACCTTCCTGTGTCTTACAGAATGCAATAAAAAAGCTTAAAgtaacaaaagaaaatgttattgctattaaacacaaaacctgtattttttttactttattttatttacttagtACATTCTTCTTTATATGACAGACAGCAAGCTGCTTTAGTTTTTCTCAGCTGATTTATACATTTCTATAAACAATGGTTCATTCtctaaaaaaaggtaaaacagaCAATAAAACAGACTTAATTTCACTGCCTAATGATAGCTACAGATGCACATATATAATGATGAACATTCATGTTTGTCACAAAGTTCTTCACTGAGGCATGTGAATATAGTGTTTTATACTGTAGTAATTTATTAGTGTCCGCTTTCAAAGTttggaacatttaaaaaaaatatatatatatatactcttcAATCCTACATATTTCTTCTACTcgttacccccccccccccccctccactTTTCCTCTCACCTCTTCTTTTGCACTTTCCACCTCTGCTAACTTTATCACCTTTCTCTCTTGCTCTCATTTCCTTCCTTTCTCATTCTTCTTTCTCCATTTTCTTTGCATTGGGAATTCACAGTTAAACTCTCTTAACTCTCTTAAACAACtgaaatttgtacattttactGAAACACAATGTACAAATGTGGCTGTATtgcagtttttaaaacattaggGATATTTTTTGTGCAATGTTTTGAGAATTTGATAGCAcggttgagtacacttagatgttcttaagatgatcttaagaagtacttaaggagaa contains:
- the LOC125246581 gene encoding H-2 class II histocompatibility antigen, E-S beta chain-like, with translation MSLPKVLSCYLILMLSAFTGADNGYYYSRWAECIYSSHDLSDMVFIDNYIFNKDVYVQFNSTVGKYVGYTEHGVKNAEAWNNPSQLQQERAEVERYCKHNAEIIQSGVIDKTVPPEVKLSSVTQAGGRHPAVLMCSAYRFYPNQISVSWMRDGKVVKSDVTSTEEMPNGDWYYQVHSHLEYTPKSGEKISCTVDHASLTKPIIVDWDPSLPESERNKIAIGASGLVLGIIIAAAGLIYYKKKSTGRILVPS